A genomic segment from Labrys wisconsinensis encodes:
- a CDS encoding TIM barrel protein produces the protein MSQDFALAACAEMLWQDRPMDWRLRRLTEMGFACGIWSWTAHDLGMLERSGAAFSSMTGYISGRLADEAGAAELIATARQSIEVGKRLNVARLNLHGTGLGEGGLPVTPCETVTGAMWLKARDTLNRIADLADEHGVTFMIENLNLPVDHPGVPFARIEDTLALVSAVDRPGLRLNLDLYHVQIGEGNLIAWCRRCLPFIGEIQVADVPGRQEPGTGEINYAGVARALDAMGYRGPVCLEAFASGEPEAALEAFRAAFTL, from the coding sequence CCCGATGGACTGGCGCCTCAGGCGCCTGACCGAGATGGGCTTTGCCTGCGGCATCTGGAGCTGGACCGCGCACGACCTCGGCATGCTGGAGCGCTCGGGGGCGGCCTTCTCCTCGATGACCGGCTATATCTCGGGCCGCCTCGCCGACGAGGCCGGCGCCGCCGAGCTCATCGCCACCGCCCGGCAGTCGATCGAGGTCGGCAAGCGGCTGAACGTCGCGCGCCTCAACCTGCACGGCACCGGGCTCGGCGAAGGCGGCCTGCCGGTCACGCCCTGCGAGACCGTCACCGGCGCCATGTGGCTCAAGGCCCGCGACACGCTGAATCGCATCGCCGACCTCGCCGACGAGCACGGCGTCACCTTCATGATCGAGAACCTGAACCTGCCGGTCGACCATCCCGGCGTGCCCTTCGCCCGGATCGAGGACACGCTGGCGCTGGTCTCCGCGGTCGACCGCCCGGGCCTCCGGCTCAATCTCGACCTCTATCACGTGCAGATCGGCGAGGGGAACCTGATCGCATGGTGCCGGCGCTGCCTGCCCTTCATCGGCGAGATCCAGGTGGCCGACGTGCCCGGGCGCCAGGAGCCGGGCACGGGCGAGATCAACTATGCCGGCGTCGCCCGCGCGCTCGATGCCATGGGCTATCGCGGCCCGGTCTGCCTGGAGGCCTTCGCCTCGGGCGAGCCGGAGGCGGCGCTCGAAGCCTTCCGGGCCGCCTTCACGCTCTGA
- a CDS encoding 3-methyl-2-oxobutanoate hydroxymethyltransferase produces the protein MRDGRPSVADIRAMKAAGQKLSMLYVTTPDEAAAAAAAGIDMLSIEGRFFDAAMREAAGRCFVQVGLPYGPHGALVTAEDYLRAAFAFMRLGGDCFYCAASLEIQKALCDNAVPVVAHVGLIPSQCTWTGGFKAVGKTAGSAKAVWDHVKRLEAIGCFGAELEVVPDRVAEVIARSTPLIMLGMGAGAGADAQYLFAEDVLGYTPGHKPRHAKTYRDFAAEYRRLQQERIGAFREFIADVRTGAYPEPCHAVPIADAELEGFLAAIGR, from the coding sequence ATGCGAGACGGCCGCCCGAGCGTGGCCGACATCAGGGCGATGAAAGCGGCCGGGCAGAAGCTCTCGATGCTCTACGTCACCACGCCCGACGAAGCGGCGGCGGCCGCCGCGGCCGGCATCGACATGCTGTCGATCGAGGGCCGCTTCTTCGATGCGGCGATGCGCGAAGCGGCGGGCCGCTGCTTCGTGCAGGTCGGCCTGCCCTACGGGCCCCATGGCGCGCTCGTCACCGCGGAGGACTATCTCAGGGCGGCCTTCGCCTTCATGCGCCTCGGCGGCGACTGCTTCTATTGCGCGGCCTCGCTGGAGATCCAGAAGGCGCTCTGCGACAATGCCGTGCCGGTGGTGGCGCATGTCGGCCTGATCCCGTCGCAATGCACCTGGACGGGTGGGTTCAAGGCGGTCGGCAAGACCGCCGGCAGCGCCAAGGCGGTCTGGGACCACGTCAAGCGGCTGGAGGCCATCGGCTGCTTCGGCGCCGAGCTGGAAGTGGTGCCCGACCGCGTCGCCGAGGTCATCGCCCGCAGCACGCCGCTGATCATGCTCGGCATGGGCGCGGGTGCGGGGGCCGACGCGCAATATCTCTTCGCCGAGGACGTGCTCGGCTACACCCCGGGCCACAAGCCGCGCCACGCCAAGACCTATCGCGACTTCGCCGCCGAATACCGGCGCCTGCAGCAGGAACGGATCGGGGCGTTCCGCGAGTTCATCGCCGATGTCCGTACCGGCGCCTATCCCGAGCCGTGCCATGCGGTGCCGATCGCCGATGCCGAGCTCGAGGGCTTTCTGGCGGCGATCGGGCGGTAG
- a CDS encoding LysR family transcriptional regulator, with the protein MELRHIRYFLAVAEEQNFTRAAARVGIGQPPLSQQIRDLEAEVGAPLFHRVPHGAELTEAGRAFLEAARPLPLQAEQALLAARRAGRGETGALRVGFTGSAPFNPVVTAAIRAFRRAFPEVELTLEEANTTRLVAALREGAVDAVFLRSRAVAGEDLQLRHLPEEPMLAALPAGHPAAARGAVDLALLREDAFILTPRAVGPTLYDTVIAACRRAGFEPILGQAAPQMSSVVNLVAAELGVSLVPASMRQLQVIGVAYRPIAGEAPMAQLSLASRRGERSVLVRNFIAWAGA; encoded by the coding sequence ATGGAGCTGCGTCACATCCGCTATTTCCTCGCCGTGGCGGAGGAGCAGAATTTTACCCGCGCCGCCGCCCGCGTCGGCATCGGCCAGCCGCCGCTCAGCCAGCAGATCCGCGACCTCGAGGCCGAGGTCGGCGCGCCGCTGTTCCACCGCGTGCCGCATGGGGCCGAGCTGACCGAAGCCGGCCGCGCCTTCCTGGAAGCCGCGCGCCCGCTGCCCCTGCAGGCCGAGCAGGCCCTCCTCGCGGCGCGGCGGGCGGGGCGCGGCGAGACCGGGGCGCTCCGGGTCGGCTTCACCGGCTCGGCCCCGTTCAACCCGGTGGTCACCGCGGCGATCCGCGCCTTTCGCCGCGCTTTTCCCGAGGTCGAGCTGACGCTGGAGGAGGCCAACACCACCCGCCTGGTCGCGGCGCTGCGCGAGGGCGCGGTCGACGCGGTGTTCCTGCGCTCGCGCGCGGTGGCGGGCGAGGATCTGCAGCTGCGCCACCTGCCGGAGGAGCCGATGCTGGCGGCGCTGCCGGCCGGCCATCCCGCGGCGGCACGAGGGGCCGTCGACTTGGCGCTGCTCCGGGAGGACGCGTTCATCCTGACGCCCCGCGCGGTCGGGCCGACCCTCTACGACACGGTGATCGCCGCCTGCCGCCGGGCCGGCTTCGAGCCGATCCTCGGCCAGGCGGCGCCGCAGATGAGCTCGGTGGTCAACCTGGTGGCGGCCGAGCTCGGCGTCTCGCTCGTCCCGGCCTCGATGCGCCAGCTCCAGGTCATCGGCGTCGCCTACCGCCCGATCGCGGGCGAGGCGCCGATGGCGCAGCTCTCGCTCGCCAGCCGGCGCGGCGAGCGCTCGGTGCTGGTCCGCAATTTTATCGCGTGGGCGGGGGCGTGA
- a CDS encoding MFS transporter, translating into MRAMDARQGHGLTAEFLGSVGEDGAPARPAWTERGTPAYRRISAALFLAGFATFSLLYCVQPLLPAFTEDFGVSPAESSLALALSTGLLALAILAAGALSQAVGRRGLMFASLCGAALCNIAAGLAPGWHGLLIARALEGLALGGVPAVAMAYLAEEIHPRSLGLAMGLYVAGNAFGGMIGRVGIGALTELTSWRMALIVLGGLGLAAALGFIALLPASRNFAPRPGFDPKYHLRAWGGHLAHGGLPLLFLIGFLAMGAFVTVYNYAGFRLTAPPYGLGETAISLIFTVYLFGIAASSAAGALADRLGRGPVLMAGTLVAAAGVALTLAHALAGVIAGIVVLTIGFFMTHAVASGWVGRMAATAKGHAASLYLLAYYLGSSVMGSVGGWFWSGGGWWAVAAFAGAMLAAALAAAVRLRGIERGAERRTDRVTVSSKEP; encoded by the coding sequence GTGAGAGCGATGGATGCGCGCCAGGGCCATGGACTGACCGCCGAGTTCCTCGGCAGCGTCGGCGAGGACGGGGCCCCGGCACGGCCCGCCTGGACCGAGCGCGGCACGCCGGCCTATCGCCGCATCAGCGCCGCCCTGTTCCTGGCGGGCTTCGCCACCTTCTCGCTGCTCTACTGCGTGCAGCCGCTGCTGCCCGCCTTCACCGAGGATTTCGGCGTCTCGCCGGCGGAAAGCTCGCTGGCGCTGGCGCTGAGCACCGGCCTGCTGGCGCTGGCGATCCTCGCCGCCGGCGCCCTGTCGCAGGCGGTGGGCCGGCGCGGCCTGATGTTCGCCTCGCTCTGCGGCGCGGCCCTGTGCAACATCGCCGCCGGCCTCGCCCCGGGCTGGCACGGCCTGCTCATCGCCCGGGCGCTGGAAGGGCTGGCGCTCGGCGGCGTGCCGGCGGTGGCCATGGCCTATCTCGCCGAGGAGATCCATCCCCGCAGCCTCGGCCTCGCCATGGGGCTCTATGTCGCCGGCAACGCCTTCGGCGGCATGATCGGCCGCGTCGGCATCGGCGCGCTCACCGAGCTGACCTCCTGGCGCATGGCGCTGATCGTGCTCGGCGGGCTCGGCCTCGCGGCGGCGCTCGGCTTCATCGCCCTGCTGCCCGCCTCGCGCAACTTCGCGCCACGCCCCGGCTTCGACCCGAAGTACCACCTCAGGGCCTGGGGCGGTCACCTCGCCCATGGCGGCCTGCCGCTGCTGTTCCTGATCGGCTTCCTCGCCATGGGCGCCTTCGTCACGGTCTACAACTATGCCGGCTTCCGCCTGACGGCCCCGCCCTACGGGCTCGGCGAGACCGCGATCAGCCTGATCTTCACCGTCTATCTCTTCGGCATCGCCGCCTCCTCCGCCGCCGGCGCCCTGGCCGACCGGCTCGGCCGCGGCCCGGTGCTGATGGCGGGCACGCTGGTCGCTGCGGCGGGCGTGGCGCTAACGCTTGCGCACGCCCTCGCCGGGGTGATCGCCGGCATCGTGGTGCTGACCATCGGCTTCTTCATGACCCATGCGGTGGCGAGCGGCTGGGTCGGCCGCATGGCGGCAACCGCCAAGGGCCACGCCGCCTCGCTCTACCTCCTCGCCTACTATCTCGGCTCGAGCGTCATGGGCTCGGTGGGCGGCTGGTTCTGGAGCGGCGGCGGGTGGTGGGCGGTGGCGGCGTTCGCGGGAGCGATGCTGGCCGCGGCGTTGGCGGCGGCGGTGCGGCTGAGAGGGATCGAACGGGGCGCTGAGAGGCGGACGGACCGCGTGACGGTCTCATCTAAAGAGCCATAA
- a CDS encoding DHA2 family efflux MFS transporter permease subunit yields MPDDTMRTDPADLPAPDGRGGTFAVERDPRLRLLIPLVVAVAFLMEQLDSTIITTAIPDMALSLGTTPLRLNLAVTTYVLTLAMFIPVSGWFADRFGARRIFALALAIFTLGSILCGLATGLPTLLAARALQGFGGAMMTPVGRLILLRSFPRRDLVMAMTYTTMPAILGPVIGPLLGGVITEYASWRWIFFVNIPFGLFGIVMALRYVGDFSGEKATKFDFPGFLMVGAGVVLLQLGLENIGRPMLPAAGTAVMVGLAVLLLLAFGWYARRVAAPAVDLGLFRLRSFAVGTLAGGICRVGMNGVPFVLPLMLQVGFGLSPTASGSLTFAASLGALLVRPVAGNLLRWFGFDRVLTWSAVFGAAIIAGFALIGPETPHLLVLAYVFVFGLARAAQFMTSNTLSYADMPDERLSRATSLGGVLQQLSVSFGVSIGATLLGVVTWDDAALTPARFHEVFLMMAVIPLLGIPGFLRLRPEDGAEVSRHRRGGKSSR; encoded by the coding sequence ATGCCCGACGACACCATGCGAACGGATCCGGCCGACCTGCCGGCACCGGACGGCAGGGGCGGCACCTTCGCCGTCGAGCGCGACCCGCGCCTGCGCCTGCTCATCCCGCTGGTGGTCGCCGTCGCCTTCCTGATGGAGCAGCTCGATTCCACCATCATCACCACGGCCATCCCCGACATGGCGCTGAGCCTCGGCACCACGCCGCTGCGCCTGAACCTGGCCGTGACCACCTATGTCCTGACGCTCGCGATGTTCATTCCGGTCAGCGGCTGGTTCGCCGACCGCTTCGGCGCCCGCCGGATCTTCGCCCTGGCGCTGGCGATCTTCACCCTGGGCTCGATCCTGTGCGGCCTCGCCACCGGCCTGCCCACGCTGCTGGCCGCGCGCGCTCTCCAGGGCTTCGGCGGCGCCATGATGACGCCGGTCGGCCGCCTGATCCTGCTGCGCAGCTTTCCCCGACGCGACCTGGTCATGGCCATGACCTATACCACCATGCCGGCGATCCTCGGCCCGGTGATCGGCCCGCTGCTCGGCGGCGTCATCACCGAATATGCCTCCTGGCGCTGGATCTTCTTCGTCAACATCCCCTTCGGCCTGTTCGGCATCGTCATGGCGCTGCGCTATGTCGGCGACTTCAGCGGCGAGAAGGCGACGAAGTTCGACTTTCCCGGCTTCCTGATGGTCGGTGCCGGCGTCGTGCTGCTGCAGCTCGGGCTGGAGAATATCGGCCGGCCGATGCTGCCCGCCGCCGGCACCGCCGTGATGGTGGGGCTCGCCGTGCTGCTGCTCCTGGCCTTCGGCTGGTACGCCCGCCGCGTCGCCGCGCCGGCCGTCGACCTCGGCCTGTTCCGCCTGCGCTCCTTCGCCGTAGGCACGCTGGCCGGCGGCATCTGCCGCGTCGGCATGAACGGCGTGCCTTTCGTGCTGCCCCTGATGCTGCAGGTCGGCTTCGGCCTCTCCCCCACCGCCTCCGGCTCGCTCACCTTCGCCGCCAGCCTCGGCGCCCTCCTGGTGCGCCCGGTCGCGGGCAACCTCCTGCGCTGGTTCGGCTTCGACCGGGTGCTGACCTGGAGCGCCGTGTTCGGCGCGGCCATCATCGCCGGCTTCGCCCTGATCGGGCCGGAGACGCCGCATCTCCTCGTGCTGGCCTACGTCTTCGTCTTCGGCCTTGCCCGGGCGGCGCAGTTCATGACCTCGAACACGCTGTCCTATGCCGACATGCCCGACGAGCGCCTGAGCCGCGCCACCAGCCTCGGTGGCGTGCTGCAGCAGCTCAGCGTCAGCTTCGGCGTCTCGATCGGGGCGACGCTGCTCGGCGTGGTCACCTGGGACGATGCCGCGCTGACGCCGGCGCGCTTCCACGAGGTGTTCCTGATGATGGCGGTGATCCCGCTCCTCGGCATTCCCGGCTTCCTCCGCCTGCGCCCGGAGGACGGGGCGGAGGTGAGCCGGCACAGGAGGGGCGGGAAGAGCAGCCGCTAG
- a CDS encoding isochorismatase family protein — MALTTLDPKTALVVIDLQKGIVSLPLAHPAGDVVTRAARLAAAFRRHRLPVVLVNVAGGAPGRTEQARPGGPLAPDWTDFVAELDRQPEDHAVTKRTWGAFTGTGLAEHLGRLGVTQVVLAGIATSIGVESTARQAHEHGFHVTLTVDAMTDMRPEAHANSLERIFPRLGETGTTEEVLALLDATRA; from the coding sequence ATGGCGCTCACCACGCTCGATCCGAAGACCGCTCTTGTCGTCATCGACCTGCAGAAGGGCATCGTCTCCCTTCCCCTGGCACATCCTGCCGGCGACGTGGTGACGCGCGCCGCCAGGCTCGCGGCCGCCTTCCGGCGCCATCGCCTGCCGGTGGTGCTGGTCAACGTCGCCGGCGGCGCGCCGGGACGGACGGAGCAGGCTCGCCCCGGCGGGCCCCTGGCGCCGGACTGGACCGACTTCGTCGCGGAGCTGGACCGCCAGCCCGAGGACCATGCGGTGACCAAGCGCACCTGGGGCGCCTTCACCGGCACCGGCCTGGCCGAGCACCTCGGCCGCCTCGGCGTGACGCAGGTGGTGCTCGCGGGCATCGCCACCAGCATCGGCGTCGAATCGACGGCGCGCCAGGCGCACGAGCACGGCTTCCACGTCACCCTGACGGTCGACGCCATGACCGACATGCGCCCCGAGGCCCATGCCAACAGCTTGGAGCGGATCTTTCCGCGGCTGGGCGAGACCGGCACGACGGAGGAGGTCCTGGCGCTGCTCGACGCCACGCGGGCGTGA
- a CDS encoding MarR family winged helix-turn-helix transcriptional regulator, translating into MTEQPDDPDAAQASALAEELRHVFRKMKRRLREQTDLGDFSWSQLSVLATLDREGPATVTVLARVEGMRPQSMGANVAVLEAAGLVQGAPDPADGRQVLLSLTPAGLDWLRAGRAARQDWLIRAIRARLDLRERESLAAAAPLLQRLFDP; encoded by the coding sequence GTGACCGAACAACCCGACGACCCCGACGCGGCGCAAGCCTCGGCCCTGGCCGAGGAGCTGCGCCATGTCTTCCGCAAGATGAAGCGGCGGCTGCGCGAGCAGACCGATCTCGGCGACTTCTCCTGGTCGCAGCTCTCGGTGCTGGCCACGCTCGACCGCGAGGGGCCGGCGACGGTCACGGTGCTGGCGCGGGTCGAGGGCATGCGCCCGCAGTCCATGGGCGCCAATGTCGCGGTCCTGGAGGCCGCTGGCCTGGTGCAGGGCGCGCCCGACCCGGCGGACGGACGCCAGGTGCTGCTGTCGCTCACCCCGGCGGGCCTCGACTGGCTTCGGGCCGGCCGCGCGGCGCGGCAGGACTGGCTGATACGCGCCATCCGCGCCCGCCTCGACCTCCGCGAGCGGGAGAGCCTCGCCGCCGCCGCCCCGTTGCTCCAGCGTCTCTTCGACCCCTGA
- a CDS encoding 2-aminoethylphosphonate ABC transporter substrate-binding protein — protein MKLATFAATAVLIGLAGPALAASNVVTIYSADGLHDGTPNWYANEFDAFTKATGITVQYIEAGSGGVVERIAKEKSNPQADVLVTLPPFIQRAAADGLLDAYAPAGADQIPAAEKDADGKFVPLVNNYMNFIYNASALPAAPKSFDDLLDPKFKSKLQYSTPGQAGDGTAVMIQLIHAFGGKDQAFDFFKKLQTNNVGPSASTGKLTALVNKGELYVANGDLQMNMSQMADNPNIKVFWPAGPDGTRSTFALPYYVGLVHGAPNGDNGKKLIDFLLSKDAQATVSSVAIGLPVRQDVTPADDNFKKLKASLDGVTIWTPDWTAVLKDLKADAARWREATGG, from the coding sequence ATGAAGCTCGCGACATTTGCTGCAACCGCCGTCCTCATCGGCCTTGCCGGCCCGGCCCTGGCCGCCTCCAACGTGGTGACGATCTACAGCGCCGACGGCCTGCACGACGGCACGCCCAACTGGTACGCCAACGAGTTCGATGCCTTCACCAAGGCGACGGGCATCACCGTGCAATATATCGAGGCCGGGTCCGGCGGCGTGGTCGAGCGCATCGCCAAGGAGAAGTCCAACCCGCAGGCCGACGTCCTGGTGACGCTGCCGCCCTTCATCCAGCGCGCCGCCGCCGACGGGCTGCTCGACGCCTATGCCCCGGCCGGCGCCGACCAGATCCCGGCGGCCGAGAAGGACGCGGACGGCAAGTTCGTGCCGCTGGTCAACAACTACATGAACTTCATCTACAACGCCTCGGCCCTGCCGGCGGCGCCCAAGAGCTTCGATGACCTGCTCGATCCGAAGTTCAAGTCGAAGCTGCAATATTCGACCCCCGGCCAGGCCGGCGACGGCACCGCCGTGATGATCCAGCTGATCCACGCCTTCGGCGGCAAGGACCAGGCCTTCGACTTCTTCAAGAAGCTCCAGACCAACAATGTCGGGCCCTCCGCCTCGACCGGCAAGCTCACCGCCCTGGTCAACAAGGGCGAGCTCTACGTCGCCAACGGCGACCTGCAGATGAACATGTCGCAGATGGCCGACAACCCGAACATCAAGGTGTTCTGGCCGGCCGGTCCCGACGGGACGCGCTCGACCTTCGCCCTGCCCTATTATGTCGGCCTCGTGCACGGCGCCCCCAACGGCGACAACGGCAAGAAGCTGATCGACTTCCTGCTGAGCAAGGATGCGCAGGCGACCGTGAGCTCCGTCGCCATCGGCCTGCCGGTGCGCCAGGACGTGACGCCGGCCGACGACAACTTCAAGAAGCTCAAGGCCAGCCTCGACGGCGTCACCATCTGGACGCCGGACTGGACGGCCGTGCTCAAGGACCTCAAGGCGGACGCGGCCCGCTGGCGCGAAGCCACGGGCGGCTGA
- a CDS encoding ABC transporter ATP-binding protein gives MSAAFAMPDGAPSPGAPGAPSPGAAPIGHGIRFDKVSVAYRGLTVLDTLTLAIEPGEFVALIGPSGSGKTTALRAVAGFVRPASGRIRIGETDVTDLPPYARGIGMVVQNYALFPHMRVSDNVAFGLHAQGAPKDIIAGRVQESLRMVGMQAYLTRFPRELSGGQQQRVAIARALAIRPRVLLLDEPLSALDAQIRRNMVEELAKLHRDLAGLTVLYVTHDQTEALTLADRVAIMRDGRLCALGTSTDLYRRPPNRFTAEFLGRANLLPVTVQAVDGAGRAEVRFGDRTFLASAHDRLAAGQACHLCIRPHDLALANGKDEPNLLHADMVSAQWQGDSHSLVVAAQGHELRMLSAPLDHPPRPGERLALRFPAERASLIAEEAGHAGG, from the coding sequence ATGTCCGCCGCTTTCGCCATGCCCGACGGCGCGCCGTCGCCCGGTGCACCCGGCGCACCGTCACCCGGCGCCGCGCCCATCGGGCACGGCATCCGCTTCGACAAGGTGTCGGTCGCCTATCGCGGCCTCACCGTGCTCGACACGCTGACGCTCGCGATCGAGCCCGGCGAGTTCGTGGCGCTGATCGGCCCGTCCGGCTCGGGCAAGACCACGGCGCTGCGGGCCGTGGCCGGCTTCGTGCGGCCGGCCTCCGGCCGCATCCGCATCGGCGAGACCGACGTCACCGACCTGCCGCCCTATGCCCGCGGCATCGGCATGGTGGTGCAGAACTACGCCCTGTTCCCGCACATGCGGGTCAGCGACAACGTCGCCTTCGGCCTCCACGCCCAGGGCGCGCCGAAGGACATCATCGCCGGGCGGGTGCAGGAATCCCTGCGCATGGTCGGCATGCAGGCCTATCTCACCCGCTTCCCGCGCGAGCTCTCCGGCGGCCAGCAGCAGCGCGTCGCCATCGCCCGGGCGCTGGCCATCCGTCCGCGCGTGCTGCTGCTCGACGAGCCGCTCTCCGCCCTCGACGCCCAGATCCGCCGCAACATGGTGGAGGAGCTGGCCAAGCTGCACCGCGACCTCGCCGGCCTCACCGTGCTCTACGTCACGCACGACCAGACCGAAGCGCTCACTCTGGCCGACCGCGTCGCCATCATGCGCGACGGCCGGCTCTGCGCGCTCGGCACCTCCACGGATCTCTACCGGCGCCCGCCCAACCGCTTCACGGCCGAGTTCCTGGGGCGCGCCAACCTGCTGCCCGTGACCGTCCAGGCGGTGGACGGCGCCGGCCGTGCCGAGGTCCGCTTCGGCGACAGGACCTTCCTGGCCAGCGCCCATGACCGGCTCGCGGCGGGCCAGGCCTGCCATCTCTGCATCCGGCCGCACGACCTCGCCCTGGCCAACGGCAAGGACGAGCCCAATCTCCTCCACGCCGACATGGTGAGCGCGCAGTGGCAGGGCGACTCGCACAGCCTCGTCGTCGCCGCGCAGGGCCACGAGCTGCGCATGCTCTCGGCTCCCCTCGACCACCCGCCGCGCCCGGGCGAGCGGCTCGCCCTGCGCTTCCCGGCCGAGCGGGCCAGCCTGATCGCCGAGGAGGCGGGCCATGCCGGCGGATAG
- a CDS encoding 2-aminoethylphosphonate ABC transporter permease subunit yields the protein MPADSAAVAAPPAAANAAAAWRHAWLGPPLLALAAIFLYPLALIARQAFTEEGEGTSLQPLLSVVRSGFFTQAVLNTLEIAIAATAGCLALGFVFALVLSFVPFPGSRVVSRLIDSVIALPTFLVALAFTFLYGSSGLLNGLVMSGLHLSTPPVNFLYSAWGVILAEVTVYTPFAMRPLIAAFSLLDRAQIEVASSLGARPARIVRQIILPAALPALLAGGSLCLLLTVNEFGIVLFIGAKGVVTLPLLIYDKAIQESDYSAACVIALINVGLSILLFALYRTVVNRLGGRHAGVV from the coding sequence ATGCCGGCGGATAGCGCCGCCGTCGCCGCGCCGCCGGCCGCGGCCAACGCCGCAGCGGCCTGGCGCCACGCCTGGCTCGGGCCGCCGCTGCTGGCGCTCGCGGCGATCTTCCTCTACCCGCTGGCGCTGATCGCCCGCCAGGCCTTCACCGAGGAGGGCGAAGGCACCTCCCTGCAGCCGCTGCTCTCGGTGGTGCGGTCGGGCTTCTTCACCCAGGCCGTGCTGAACACGCTAGAGATCGCCATCGCTGCGACGGCGGGATGCCTGGCGCTCGGCTTCGTCTTCGCCCTGGTGCTCTCCTTCGTGCCGTTTCCGGGCAGCCGCGTGGTCTCGCGCCTGATCGACAGCGTCATCGCCCTGCCGACCTTCCTGGTGGCGCTGGCCTTCACCTTCCTCTACGGCTCGTCCGGCCTGCTCAACGGCCTTGTCATGAGCGGGCTCCATCTGTCGACGCCGCCGGTCAACTTCCTCTATTCCGCCTGGGGCGTGATCCTGGCCGAGGTCACGGTGTACACGCCCTTCGCCATGCGCCCGCTGATCGCCGCCTTCTCGCTGCTCGACCGGGCGCAGATCGAGGTCGCCTCCAGCCTCGGGGCGCGGCCGGCGCGGATCGTCAGGCAGATCATCCTGCCCGCCGCCCTGCCGGCGCTGCTGGCGGGCGGGAGCCTCTGCCTGCTCCTGACGGTGAACGAGTTCGGCATCGTGCTGTTCATCGGCGCCAAGGGCGTCGTAACCCTGCCGCTGCTGATCTACGACAAGGCGATCCAGGAATCGGACTATTCGGCCGCCTGCGTCATCGCGCTGATCAATGTCGGGCTGTCGATCCTGCTGTTCGCCCTCTACCGCACCGTGGTCAACCGGCTGGGAGGTCGCCATGCTGGTGTGGTCTAG
- a CDS encoding ABC transporter permease subunit translates to MLVWSRGGRALVWSITGLAFAAVYAAPLVLIFVASIARQWNGVVPTAFTLSHYGDALSGDSGRQLWASLATAAMASLVALALGTWAALALRAVAAPSRRVLDFLFFLPSAVPSVSVGLGLLVAFSQPPLLLNGTTAIVVVAHLVLISAFVYGSVSAGLARLPVDLEPVAESLGARPFYRLRRVTLPLLAPYLIAALSLSLALSMGELGATVMVYPPGWVTLPVGIFALTDRGDIFLASALTVILILATLVVLVGLSLIPTRAAQR, encoded by the coding sequence ATGCTGGTGTGGTCTAGGGGCGGACGGGCGCTGGTCTGGTCGATCACGGGGCTCGCCTTCGCGGCGGTCTACGCCGCCCCGCTGGTCCTGATCTTCGTCGCCAGCATCGCCCGCCAGTGGAACGGCGTCGTGCCGACGGCCTTCACGCTGAGCCATTACGGCGATGCGCTCTCCGGCGACTCCGGCCGCCAGCTCTGGGCGAGCCTTGCCACCGCCGCCATGGCGAGCCTGGTGGCCCTGGCGCTGGGGACCTGGGCGGCGCTGGCGCTGCGCGCGGTGGCGGCGCCCTCGCGCCGGGTGCTCGACTTCCTGTTCTTCCTGCCGAGCGCCGTGCCCTCGGTCTCGGTCGGCCTCGGCCTTCTCGTCGCCTTCAGCCAGCCGCCGCTGCTGCTCAACGGCACCACGGCGATCGTGGTCGTCGCCCATCTCGTGCTGATCTCGGCCTTCGTCTACGGCAGCGTCTCGGCCGGGCTGGCGCGGCTGCCGGTCGACCTCGAGCCGGTGGCCGAGAGCCTCGGGGCCCGGCCGTTCTACCGGCTGCGCCGGGTGACGCTGCCGCTGCTCGCGCCCTATCTCATCGCCGCCCTCAGCCTCAGCCTGGCGCTCTCCATGGGCGAGCTCGGCGCCACCGTCATGGTCTATCCGCCGGGCTGGGTGACGCTGCCGGTCGGCATCTTCGCGCTCACCGACCGCGGCGATATTTTCCTTGCCTCCGCCCTCACCGTGATCCTGATCTTGGCGACGCTCGTCGTGCTCGTCGGCCTCTCTCTGATCCCGACCCGGGCGGCGCAGCGCTGA